The DNA region AAAAGTTGTGTTCACTTTAGCCGACACCTGATTTCACTATGAATTAAgtagaagaagaaagaatacacaattttttttgtctcaTATTGTTTATCTCGATCTCTAGAATTATCTCTTCTATGTAAACccttaacaataacatatttacAAAGTAAATATTAAggtaaataaaatctaaataactttGTGTTAGACACACACccaaactcaaacacaaattcaATATATCTAATTAACTTATGTAAAGTTTATTACAAGTTTTAGTTccacaactcaatgaaacataCTTTAACTTAAGGCGTTTTAAGTTAAAATCGAACTTGTAACCTTTAGCCTCTTAAGAAACATGTCAAAGTCCGAATATTGAGTATGCtgaagttaaaaataaaaataaaaataaaataacaattcaatatTAAGCAAAACAGTTAGATTTTTGTATGCATTATTTTAACAATTCGATTAATTGTTTAATTCTGTTTGAAAGTTATGAATATGATGagataaaagtttattttaccccatagaaacaattatattttaaaatacttttaataaaaacttacaAGACACttctcttaaaataataaaaatacaattctattgtattttttttttctttctaaaccatagtttattattttaaataagctATCATAACATTTCAATGTGATGACCCTACTTTCAATTAAGCTTTTAATGAAGATTGAGCAGATaaaattctttataaaattgTCAAGGTGAATACATTttcaatgaaaaatgaatgaaagtttgtcaattttttttatcatgttgtaactttaatttatttttatttgaataatcctTTTTACAAAATTGTAAAAGAAcatctcaaaataaaaatgaagggattgaaatcatatttattatatgaagCAAGCTATACAACATTTCACAATTATGAGTCcactttaaatgaaaatgattttaaGTAGGAATTGAAACTAAGTTTTTGAATGAAGAATGAAAGAATTTAACACATTTAcaaaattagataaaatgaCTAATCTAGAAGAACATCTAAAAATAAAGGCATTGAAATCATATGTAACCCCACTAATAATCTAATGAAAGAAACAATTAATGAAGAATTGGCATTAATTTTGAGAGGACATAAATATGCATGGAAAGTCGAAATAAGCcctcaaaataataaattctatCAAATCAAATCCCTGTCACAGCTGCCACACCATAACTTTTAGCTGAGACAGAAAAACGGACTGGTCCACTTACAACGTACTAACCATgccaaattttattattgaatctaaacagttttattatcttattagttaattaattacttatataatatttagtttattcaaATACCTAAATTATGAGTGTATTTCATTCCAGGgtctactttatttttttttatttttttttaatgcaaaataacacaatttaaatattatttctatttagAGTGGTAAAGTGATTGCTAATTGAAAcgatttaaatgatttttttttaaaaatatttttgtttgatatggattattaaaaaatgtaatattgaGTGAAAAAGTTTagggagaataaataaaaaaacataatataggTGTGGTTATAGAGAACAACATACTCTTGTTCTGGTTGATGACTAGTGACCCATTTTTgagattatttgtttttctaattagatatcttaattatattttagtaaaaattgagtttcaaaataaattgtattgtGGCTTAACTATTAATGATATATCAAGATAAGttgatgaaaaatatttatatttaaattttataaaattaaaatgttggttaataaattttgatgttAGATTGTTGAAATGAAATAAgatagatttaattttttattttttggaaattcaAAAATGACCCTCAAATTAAAATGAGCTATTAAAGTATTGActtactgttttttttttatagttgatGTGATATATGTtggaattattaaaaaaagtaaatagataatattttaatatttaagtggataaattaattaataaaaagataaatgagaaaataaaatgatttattcaaataatcctttATCCACCATGCCGTTCTCtatgattttaatgaaatttcatttattttaaaaagcaaacaattatgatatttgatttattatatattttttattattataattaaaaaatttgaagatggatcatttagggttagtttgattcaCCTTCTAAAGTTAAATAAATGATGATTGTCTAATAAGTTGATAGAGTAACATCAACTACAAATAAATTATCGAGATTAAAGCgtatcaaacaaacaaactataGGTTAATATCATCAAATTgtatgtattaatttatttcattaataaaatgtataccacatgtcatctcaattatttttctagCAAGTTTGATTGAGTAGATAAAGATGTACATAATaatgtcaattattttttcattttgtccCACAAGTTAGCTAGCCAGTACTACTGTACATTAATCAAAAAAATGAGCAAACCAACCAACccacaatttcaaataatttactaTGTAACCCTAAAGGTAAAAAACCCTTAGAATATGCCAAAAGAAACTTACCAAAGGACAAACATTCAAGATGTGAGCTTTACATCAAAACCGTACTTtacattaaataattgattcaaAGATGGATAAGAATAGGGATTGAATAATGATGATCATGACATGATCGAACTGGACCATGTCatgttggaagaagaagaagaagtagggTTTGGTAAATAGTAATAATGCCAATCTTTTACGTTTCCAATAGTAAATCAGACAAGAAAATAAACTGCTATTTTGATTTATAGTTCCATTTACTTACCTTCTTCCATAATTCAagaaaaccaaaccaaaccaaacccaCCAACCCAccatacaaacaaacaaacaaaagtaCACATATAACTACTCACTGCCGCCGCCGGCGGTGGCGGCGGCGGTGGCGGTGGCGATGCATCCGGCGCCAGTGCTATACCCAGATTGAGAATCCATTAAACTAACAAGCAAATCTGAGAAAGCACCGACGATGAACTTATGATTACTCTTAGGATTAAGAGCAAGATAACATAGCAACAATTCGTGCAAGCATTCCCAGTTAGATCTTACGTCGAACAAGTTACGTGCCTCCACCATCTCTTCCATCGATCGTCTGAAATCAAGATATGGGTCCGGCGAGTACGTCGGCACCGCGACTCCCCCGATTTCCGGCGACTCCTCCCCCTCCTCCTCCGGTGGATTTGACGAAGAGGGTGACGTCAGAGAAAGTGAGGAGGAAGAAGAGTCGACGATTGAGTTTGAACGGCCTGGAGATGCGAAGAAGAAGCGTTGTGAAGCGTAAACGGTGGCGATATCGGGAATTGTTTCAGGGGATTCGATTGAATTTACGTCGTCGGAGAAGGTGGAAGATGAAATGTGAGTTCTTAAAGGTTTGGGTATGGAGGAAGTGAGGTCGTAGAGTGAATTGAATGTCTTTGTAATGGTTGAATCTCCATCGCCGCCGTCGCCACCGCCGCCGACGACTGAGGTATTTACAGAGCGTTTGCGatattgatcatcatcttcttcttgatAAAAATATGTGGGTTCAATAGGAATCGAGCGtttgaaatttgtaaaacaGAGATTTAGGAGATTTCTTCCTATTATGCTCCGCATTGCTTTCTTTtcttgagaagaagaaagaagaaaatggTAATAGTTATGGAGGATTGGAGCCCtcatctatatttatatatatatacatcattttggaattttcttatttaatattattttcaaatagtttttttaatctatttcaGTATTAAATTTCTTTCATcaaaataaattcattcatatatattataatttgggagaaatttaatttatacacaATCAGTCACATCAAGATTTTCACTtgatttgattgtttttattgataataaaaaagtaaaattcttttaataaaataatcagaAAAATCCAAATTGACatgaattattcaaaataatacaaGATTACCCACATTGGAAGCCTTGGTTGATATTTAGGTTATTCagaataaactttaaataagtcattatctttcaattatttttgagtTAATCATATTAACTAATTAAGGCAATCTAACCCTATAATGCAAAGCTTTATTATCCTCCAAAATGTTGAAAACGATGCGACGTAATAAATTGTCAACATCAAATATCTCTTAATACTAACGTCTTTAATAATGTAAGTAGATAATCTAAccagttaaatattttttttattatgaggTAGGAAATCAcaagtatttttaattaaaaatagtgGGGATATTAGTAATTGATACATCCCAACCTTATTCGGTCTAGACTAGAGTTGGGCAATGAGTTGGATAAATACGAACTGGTacgatccaacacgatatttgtatgaaacgacacgatacgatattatctcactcgggtcaTGGGTTAACATGATACGAGCACGAGACGACACAGTTACATGGTGCATGTCCACATTTTAACTTTTGCTTATGTTTAGTTCAGATCAGGACGAATTTATGAACTTGAGTTCGGgtggttttgaaaaatatttgggattagtttaaaaaataataaaatttttttagataaaacgaACGGATAATGgtaaattttacaattattttaataattagatatacaaatagtgaattaaattaaaaaattaaatggtcacgacacgattatgagtttatacaaACGAAATACGGTTACGAATCGACACGGACACAACACAAGTATAGACACGATACAAGAATAGACACGATACgagcacgagtatacacacgaaacgacataaacacgaTTAGTCAAATAACCTAAGCTAATCACATTAACCAtctctaaacctattacatttttaatcaattaataaattatttgatttcataaatgtgatatttataattaaaattaaacacactaaaatataatattaaaataaaatattaacttaaataatataaattaaaataaaatataaattaaaatgtaaattatatgaataaaaatataaatttattaataattattttctatattactttaattaattgttttttaattttttaattttttttgactatttataattttaattattactaataaattaaataataaatatataataataattttaattttaataatataataatgtgtatttataatttttacccACTTTCCCACTttctttccaatttttttaCTCAAACTTCCCATATTTACATCAACATTATCTCACgtctctaaatatatttacatttttattaaatttataaattatttaattttataaatataatatagataattaaaataaaatatactaaaatattaaaataaaatataaatattaaataaattatatgaataatttgaatctcatcataatttctcacatattacttttactaatatttatatttatttttaaaattttaaattattttataatttaaattattattaatacattcaaacaaaatatatgattaactttaaaacaacaaatttaactaatattacttggataattatttgtatgttttaaaacacgttttaaataattgacattcaaattattatttatgaaattatatgttaaaatttatatctacacattttacatattaaataactttttaaataaatttaatacatttaacttattaaataaatttaaattttctaaattaaaataaattaataatcatattttattatttttactaacaatataatttaatatatataaataaataattaattaatatgagtgtgtcaagacacaagtgtgttgacacgataacaaaatctagtcggaataacacgaaacacgaatttaaacaagagttagtacgacacgaataaactcgttgACACaaataacacgacacgaaagagtccgtgaattataataatttgagtgGGTTAAGACACGATACGACATGCATACGAttgagacacgacacaacacaaCACGATTAAGAGTCTAACACAACTTACCCGAGTCGAATACAAACGTTTATGCACGATGCCCAACTCTAGTCTAGACCATTTAATGTTTATGGGTAGACGACAATTACGATACAAAAACtctatgaagaaaaataatagaaaattaaatagatgaaagaaaacattttttatgGTGAAAATTCACATCTTGTGATGCCTTGTTAGCAAATCAAATGTCCACCGAATGCGACCGGTACTTGTTAGCCAATCAAATGTCCACCGAATGCAACCGGTACTTGTAACATATTCTTCTTCTCTGACTTTTCTCAATATCTCCTAACTTATTCTTCATGTCTGACTTTCTTCAATTCCTTCTTTTTGTTTCATTAGTTACTAAACTAAGATCAAGTGGAAGATGGAAACAATTTGTTGCGCTTCATATGAGGGCCAGTTATATAAATCAGAAAAACGGATCTAGGAATTAAGTTGCTGTGGacttagatttatttttgaaaaattataaatgaaacataaatcaacttaagttttttttttggtctGCTTTTAagaattagataaataataaattaataaacaatagAAAATTAGGAACTAcgtaacatttttaaaaaattagggaCTACGTAACATTTTTaacgtaaaaaaatatatttattaatgattctTTTTTTTGGGTTGGGCTTGAATCCACCTCAAATACCTACCTGGTAGATTCCGATGGAGACTAGAACTCTTTCATGTACACCTAGGCATAACTGATATATGCTAAGAATGAAAATACATTTTCTATAATTACAAATCTCAACATGAATTGCCTCTcattgaaaatgaattttttggAAGGATTCCTGTCCACAAGCTCCTACGAGAAAGaaattttgtagttacaattttttttatcaacactAAGAAGCTTTTTACACTTTATCCGCACATGTATATATGCGTCGCCAAAATCATTACGACGTTTATCCTTTTGTAACATTAGATGTCTTTAACAAACACTAGCATATATCCCgtgtatttgcacgagtaataatataaaaatcataaaaaaatattacggtaaaaatgtaatagcatttttaattattttaagtttatatgcggatcaacccacaatccgactcaaatatctatttactctcacattgcatAACGATCtctaaaaaaattgatacagtttgatttcttaactcaattagtttgacctctagagtccacttcttcCTCATACAACGAATGTAAGggaaaatgtaaagactaccattaaaATAGCCAAAATGAGACTTACTATATCTATATGAATTATGTCcactatctctataaatatgacgaaattcttccattattgctcactaataatagtgaaatttaTAACGCAAAGTTCAAAAAGAATTATGAccgattaaaaaaaaactattgatgaaccaccgcgttcatcaaatatggtgttgaatttaaaatataaagtgttattagcctagctGGTTAAaagattttacttgttttgttaggttgcaagctCAAactatacctataatatttttaattttatttttaatcgttttaagtttatgtgcgggttaacccacaatccgacccaaattaacaacaactctcgacccggcaatctggacactttaaaaattaagctcattatatatatatatatatatatatatatatatatatatatatatatatattaaaaactaataatagtgaaatctatagcgTAGAGTCAAAAAAGAATTATGACTGATTAAACACTATTGATGAAccaccgcgttcatcaaattttgtattgaatttaaaatataaagtgttattagcctagttggttaaagtgttgtatttgtttttttaggttgcaagttcgaaccatacctatttcatttataattttatttttaaccgttttaaatttatgggcgggtcaaccaacaatctgacccaagtatccatttaatctcatatatatatccaaattaacaacagttctcgacccggcaattcagacactttaaaaattaagctcattatatatatatatatataaatatagattaaaaactaataatagtgaaatttaTAGCGTAGAGTCAAAAAAGAATTATGAcagattaaaaactattgatgaactaccgtgtttatcaaatttgatgttgaatttaaaatataaagtattattaatctagttggttaaagtgttgtacttgttcttttagattgcaagttcaaaccatacttatatcattttaaattttatttttaaccgttttatgtttatgggtgggtcaaccaacaatccgacccaagtatccatttactcttacatatacatccaaattaaccacaactctcgacccggaaatccggacattttaaagattaaacatcattatatatatatatatatatagattagttagttaaaaagttaaacttatattgttaaaatgtaccacgttcattaaatttggtggtgaatttaaaatataaagtgttattaccttaattggttaaaagattgtatttgttttgttaagttccaagttcgaaccatacttataacatttttaattttattttaaccgttttaaatttatgggcgggtcaacccacaatttgacccaaatatccatttactctcacatatatatcccaatcaaccacagctctcgacccgaaaattcagacactttaaaaattaagcattattattatatatatatagattagttagttaaaaagttaaacttaccgcgttcatcaaatttggtgttgaatttaaaatataaagtgttattagcctagttggttaaagagttgtacttattttgttaggttgtaagtttgaatcatacctatagcatttttaattttatttttaatcgttttaagtttatgggcgggtcatcccacaatccgacccaagtatcaatttactcaaacatatatatccaaattaaccacagttctcgactcgataatctggacactttaaaaattaagcaacattatatatatagagattaggTATGGACAAATTATTACACCTACATATACTATTAAACTCATACTTAacccaaactaaatttatcaaACTTTACATTCTCCTCATTATATGTTGCACAATATAAGCTTTAATAATACTTAAAGTTACACCTTTCATGAACAAAGTTGTCCCTTTCAAACTCATGGACTATgacaaaaaaaagatgaaaaataataatataaaaaaactccAACACTTTCAAATTTATACGGTTAAATATACCATAACCAATAACCATAGCAAGTTATGAGTTACATATCCTTTTATTTGTcttaaaaatatacaagtttaaaaaaaaaaaaattcacctCTTCATTGATCACCTTAGATCATCatctttatgaaaaataaatattgtaacaCAATCTATTCTTAAATCTAATTTTAACCACAAtagacataaaaaaatatttttgtaaggTTGATGGACTTAAGCCCTTCGTCTCTAGCTCGCctctaataaaaataagtatccGATATATCTAGGTTTCTGGCGTGAATATAGCGACGCTTGATGTGTCGCAAAATGTCCGGTTCTTTATAGGATTTTCCAGTTACCCACTCTAATTTAGAGCGacaataagatttatttttaaatttaatgttaaaaattataataatacacagaaattcatataatattaatttataaatattattacaaatattaaaaataaataaataaataaaattaaataagtgtatgatacaattattaatttgataaaacaaTTGATATATATAGCTTTTTGAAATAGAGTACAATAATTCTCTTAACATTTGTTGTAGTAACTCCAAAATCTAATAGAAGGCTGAAACTATCAGTTTAAACAAGACAAACCCTGAAAGACACTTATCACTTCTCATTCCAGAACTGGaccactttatttatttattattattattattattattattattattattattattattattgttattattattattattattattattattattattattattataggtgTTAGAATAATTGTGATTGAACCCCACACATGTCAAATCTTTACTCATCAAGCCAACTgttgtttcttctttttcccGTTTCTACTTATCTTCATTAATGTTCATTTTTTTCTACGGAATATCTTCCATGATTGAATACTATATCTTTCAATAAgacaatatttcataattaattataaatagatgGTGCATTTCATAGTTTTACCAACTTGATCAATATACTCTAAGATGAAATTCAAGTCAAACGGATGCCACTTTGAGTGTCTATGatagatgatttttttaaaaaaaaaaaactaacttaATGAGGATACTTCACCAAAGGAATGAGAACAACGTGTATATAGAGTTGATGCTCGAATCAAATAACCCTAAATTAAGAGAAGAAATCTTGAATCATGCTGAAAATAGTACCAGTTTATCTCAAATGTCAAattaaattgatgaaaaaaattgGTCAGATTAACCATCAAGTATATGCCTTCAATGGGCCAAGAGCTGAAATTGCTGTCTACACTTCACCTAATATAATATAGTTAAATGACTCTAAAGATCATCATTAAGGGTGTGTTTCATAGCcctggaattggaattggaattggaattggaattggaattggaattggaattggaattggaattggaattggaattggaattggaattggaattgaaattggaattggaattggaattggaattggaattggaattggaattggaattggaattggaattggagggtccaattctaattcttatgtttgttagacactataatattaagaattgtaattggaattagaattccaatggaattcaatatagtgtaatttgataattctcaattcctatctttttaggtcggaattgtaattccaaattaacacgtttttcatgtttttgacatgtttaacatgtttttcacacattaaacacgtttttaacacgtttaacatattttcatattttggcacgtttaacacgtttttggcacgtttaatacgtttttggcacgtttaacacgtttttgacacatttaacacgtttttcacgttcttgacacgtctaacacgtttttgacacgtttaacatgattttcacgttttaacacgtttttcgcacgtttaacacgtttttgtcacgtttaacacgttttgacacatttaacacgtttttcacgtccttgacatgtttaacacgtttttgacacatttaacacgtttttcacatctttgacacgtttaacacgtttttgacacgtttaacatgattttcatgtttttaacacatttaacacgtttaacatgattttcatgtttttaacacatttaacacgtttttgacacgtttgacacgttttttatgttttggcacattttgcacgttttgacacgtttaacaagtttttcacatatttaacacgtttttgacgcgtttaacacgttttcacgtttttgatacatgtaacacgtttttttacgtttttgacatgtttaacgcgttttcacgtttttgacacatttaacacgttttttttacgtttttgacacgtttaccacatttttgacacgttttacacgtttttcacgttttggcacgtttaacaagtttttcacatatttaacacgtgtttgacacatttaacacgttttcacgtttttgacacatttaacacattttttttacgtttttgacacgtttaccacatttttgacacgttttacacgtttttcacgttttggcacgtttaacaagtttttcacatatttaacacgtgtttgacacatttaacacgttttcacgtttttgacacatttaacacatttttttacgtttttgacacgtttaccacatttttgacacgtttaacacgttttggcatgtttaacaagtttttcacatgtttaacacgtttttgacacgtttaacacgttttcacgtttttgacacatttaacacatttttttacgtttttgacacgtttaacatgttttcacgtttttaacacatttaacacttttttttacgtttttgacatgtttaccacatttttgacacgtttaacacgtttttcatgttttggcatgtttaacacttttttcaaatgtttggaacgtttaacatgtttttgacacgttttcatgtttttaacacgtttaaaacgttgtTAACacgttgacacgtttcacatgttttttacgtttttgacacgtttgacacatttttaacacatttaacacatttaacacgtgaaaacgtgaaaaacgtgaaaaacgtgttaacacgtgtgaaaaacgtgaaaacgtgaaaaacgtgtgtaAATGTgcgaaaaacgtgaaaaacgtgaaacacgtgaaaacgtttgaaaacgtgaaaaacgtgttaaaacgtgtgaaaacgtgtgaaaaacgtgttaaaacgtgtaaaaaacgtgaaaacgtttgaaaacgtgaaaaacatgttgaaacgtgtgaaaaacgtgaaaaacgtgtgaaaacgtgtgaaaaacgtgaaaacgtgaaaaatgtgtgaataatgtgtgaaaaacgtgaaaacgtattaaaacgtgtgaaaacgtgaaaaacgtgtgaaaaacgtgaaaaacatgtgaaaaacatttgaaaaacgtgaaaaacgtgtgaaaatgtgaaaacgtgttaaaacgtgtgaaaaacgtgaaaaatgtgtgaaaaatatgaaaaacgtgttaaaacgtgtgaaaatgtgaaaaaatgtcaaaaacgtattaaacatgtcaaaacgtcaaaacatattttaaaagttaacattttgaactgatattttattttacaaacattggaattagaattgaattacaattctatcattttcccaaacataggaattggaattgaattacaattctatcattttttccaaacataggaattgaattgtaattcaatcctaattctcatggaattggaattggaattagaattccaatgtcaattccaattctaattccccatcatcaaacacaccctaatatactttttaaaagGTAAATTAAACCATTTCATTTAACCATGTTTAATGTGTTGGGGAGGCCGCAACTTCATGATAAACAAAATTAGGGTTATCCCGATAACAACAGTTAGGCCACATAATTGATGgaaaatcaaattcatatataaactataaatgAAGCCAAACCCTctaattgaaattgaaaaaaagtaGCAATGATGGTTAATATTGTTGATATtctttaacatattatttttatattaattaattttttgatttcaAATGTTGCTTTGGATGACATTTATGTAATCTTTGTTTGAGAAGGTTCTGGAAATTACATGTACCAGTTAAAAAGGATTTCCTAACTAACTAATTACCCAAACAAATTGTGCCGGTACCTATTCCTACTCTTTGAAATGACTTTCACTTCCCTAGGGTGGGCCTCCAAGGTTGGAAACCTAGCTGTCAAAACATCCTAGCTAGTTTCCTTTGTTGTTCAGAAGAAAGGTTccttaaaattttctattattgttagacccaaaatattcaaatggggctcaaatttgaaaagtattTTGATAAAAGGCTCAATCTATTTTGGACGATAAATTTCTCACTTGTGTGATCTAATGAATTATAGGGGTCGAAAATTGTTACAAGGAACAATTGGTCGGATTTGGGTCATGAAAAAGTATGTTATTTTCGTTTAGAGACTTTTTTTAATCGAAATAACAGAATTTGATTTAGTTTTAAGAGttcctttattattttttttaaaaaatagaataatttttataagacattttttaatttatttattcattctat from Impatiens glandulifera chromosome 5, dImpGla2.1, whole genome shotgun sequence includes:
- the LOC124940180 gene encoding transcription repressor OFP12-like; this encodes MRSIIGRNLLNLCFTNFKRSIPIEPTYFYQEEDDDQYRKRSVNTSVVGGGGDGGDGDSTITKTFNSLYDLTSSIPKPLRTHISSSTFSDDVNSIESPETIPDIATVYASQRFFFASPGRSNSIVDSSSSSLSLTSPSSSNPPEEEGEESPEIGGVAVPTYSPDPYLDFRRSMEEMVEARNLFDVRSNWECLHELLLCYLALNPKSNHKFIVGAFSDLLVSLMDSQSGYSTGAGCIATATAAATAGGGSE